CCGTTTACGTTCTGAATCGGTTGTCCATTGAATTAAGCTTTCTACTTTCTCGAAAGTTTTACGATACTCTTTGAAAAATTCCTGAGTAACACCTTCAACATCAAACGCCTCATCATGGCGTGTCTGAATATCTAAGGGTGATGCATCTGGGTTGATAGAATCCAGATCTAACAAACTTATTCTTTCTGTTGCTGTACGTAATTGTTCACCTTCTCCAACTGTAATACGACGGAACAATTTTCGTTTTTGAGGCGAACTGTCGTACTTAACATTAATAAAGTGCCACCGCGATTGTGATTGATTAGAAAACACAAAAAGAGCATAGGGGTGTTTTTTCAGAAGATTATTGACAACACTTCTTTCGCCTTGTCTTGATAAGTCTTCTGATTTGAGACGCGCATAAATAACATGGAAAGTATTGTTACCCCCGGAAGCTAATAATAAAGGATCGTCTATTAGTTCATTCTTCACTGCATCAGTCATTCTCCGACGAGAAAGCTCTTTATTCACTCGCTCGTAGTTTAATTGACTCCAAAATAATCTTTTTAGTCCGTCAATATTTTTTAAGTTTTGAAGCGAATTTGAGATTGACTTTTGTACTTCTAATGCGATCATATATGCTACAATATGTGGTTATTGTGTGTTGTCCCTAAAAAAGTGCAGCAAACCTGACCGCGATTTTGATACGTCGCAGTTGCTGCTAAATATTCAAGAGGTGAAAAATTGGCTATTCTATTCCCAAGCGCGGTTAATCGTTGAGTAAGCCACACTCAATGAATCAAAGAAATTGGTTATTTTGCTAACTCAATTTGTTGCCATAGTTACTTTACTAACTAGGCAAGCAAGAGCAAATTTAGCTGACATTTGTAAAGCAAATCAGCTAACAATGGTTTATGAAAAGTGTTTAATTAACACTTTTGTAATGGCATATTCTCATCATTAATATGCGCTTGAGAGTATGATTTTCATACAATTCAAACAAAATTTATGGCTTTTATGGTTTCATACACCATATGTGTCGTAGACGCCATCCTGAGTTGAGATATGCAATACGTATAATCTTTTAGATGCGACCTTTACTAGCTATTGTCAGTATAAATAACAGAGTATATAAAATAACTTATATTTTTGCGGAATTTACCAGAAATTTAAAAACCCAATGTCGCTAATTTGCTCTAAAGAACAAAACATACCGCTCTACCTCTGATAAAATTGATATTCAAAGCTGCATGAACAAGATGTATATTCTTCTACAAAATTTTACATACAATTTCATTTACTGTTTACGCTATAAAGATCAGTGTTTTCACTGAGGCGAAATATTAGGTTTATTATCCTTCACACTTCAGCTTTTTTATTGATTTATCTTGCTCATAACTCAACTCTTGTTCCATTGACAACGCAAATTCTGCTTTTTGTAACTCCGTCCCTAAGTACATAGCGTGTTCAATTTGCAAGCCCTGACAACTAGCTGCTATTTGTTGATACAGTTGTTTTGCAGACTTACCTAAAAAGCAGTTCACAACTTCTCCAGAACCAGGAGTCATCTGTTCGACAAGAATTTTGCCGTCTTGCACACTAATCACAAAACTGCCTGCGGGATCTGCATAATCTCGCTGCTGACAAATTTTCGTATACTGAGACTGAATAACTTTTTCTGCATTTTCCCAGCAGTCATCATATATATGGGCGCTTTGACTGATAGTAATTAATGGTCCCATTTTTAATGAATGAGTTGAGATTTTACATATTTCATCTCGAATATGTTGTTGCAAAGCACGCAATCCCATTGCATTTGCGGGCCATGCTGAAAACATATCATTACTCCGCAAAGTCGCGGTCATTGAGAGTTCATTATCAACTATTCTCACCCAAATATGATTCAGGCAAGGCGGACTATCGTTAGCATCATTACTAACATCCCACAAAGACATGACCGCCCTAGCTGAATCAATATCAATGACTAGTTTATCAATCACTTGCTGAATTTGGTCGCGTCCAAACCAAGAACGCAAACGTTGACCGTATGTATACTTTACTCCTTCTTGGTTGGGTGCATCGTCTAAAGTTTGAGAAATATATTCTTGTAAAAAATCACGGTTAATTGGTAAATAATTGGGTTCTGGAAAATAAAAATTTTCTGGTTCTGAAGTGACAACTGCCATGACATCAATTAATTCCTGCCATTGTCCCTCATATGCACTTGGTCGAATTGTTCCGGTTGTTTTAATTAAATGGATGATTTTCACCCAAGTTTCAGCAATAGTTTTAC
This portion of the Brasilonema sennae CENA114 genome encodes:
- a CDS encoding thymidylate synthase, with translation MTATGKAIKYNYKALHKPKALIYGQGQTAVITGWTVKGAIAKHLHPQEYAVIGQLYSPTRGINLLIRNLLYNPHVRYLVVLNATREDKNAGAGICLLDFFRNGFEEGLSDTGRRCWVIRSLYVGYIDIEVDASALQKLRQSIEFQEAKSIAEACNLVKSFAEKVASKPWGLPLEFPISIVVPTALPGSRYAHRIEGKTIAETWVKIIHLIKTTGTIRPSAYEGQWQELIDVMAVVTSEPENFYFPEPNYLPINRDFLQEYISQTLDDAPNQEGVKYTYGQRLRSWFGRDQIQQVIDKLVIDIDSARAVMSLWDVSNDANDSPPCLNHIWVRIVDNELSMTATLRSNDMFSAWPANAMGLRALQQHIRDEICKISTHSLKMGPLITISQSAHIYDDCWENAEKVIQSQYTKICQQRDYADPAGSFVISVQDGKILVEQMTPGSGEVVNCFLGKSAKQLYQQIAASCQGLQIEHAMYLGTELQKAEFALSMEQELSYEQDKSIKKLKCEG